The following DNA comes from Candidatus Thermoplasmatota archaeon.
GAAAATAAAATCATTGGCTTACTCTTTTTTGTTAGTTTTTAACAAAGGTGAAGAGACGAAATGGAGATTTTCAAAAGAAGAAATTGAATTTGGTTTGTTTCTAAAACCATATGTTCAGCGACTTCTCAACGCAGAACCAAAGGACTATGTTCAGCATCTGAAAGAATTATTAGCTGCGTGTGGTTCAACAGAAGAATTACACATACAATAAAAAAAATAAAAAAAGAGGAATGTTTAGTTTACATTCCAAAGACAAAAAAGAACAGCACAAACCCTGATTGGTTTGCTTCCACTTCTGCACCTTCATCACAGGTTGCTGTTATTGTAAAAACGGTTGGTCCAAATCCTAAAACGATCATTTTTATGGTTGTTGTATCCCCTGATGCAAGTGTTGAGATTACTCCGTTTTTCTGTTTTGGAAATACTAGGCCACCGTTTGCTGTAATGCTCCAGGATACCTGTGTTGCATCAGCATCACCGGTGTTCTTCAGAATTGCACGTAGTCCAATACCTGTTTTAATACTTGTTATTTCAAGTTCTGGTTGTGGACCTGCTGTGCCAGTCAGCGTAAAGCTCACACCATATTCTGCACCACTGAAAACAACGCTTCCTTTTGTCCATCGTGAATAGCCAAGGTCCGGATAATCAACCCATATACTCTGGGTCTTGAGAGGAGCGGTTAACCAAAATCCATTGTCGTTGAGTACTGGTTGAAAACAAACCCACCATTTGCCCGTAGTGAGTTCAACAGCTGCAAAGGACACCTGGATAAGTATTTCTGGTCGACCAAAATACATATTTCCTGTATCAGATGCTGTAAAGGTTGCTGTTGGTGAGACAAACGGTGTGAGTTTTGGTTTGTTGGTTCCATCATCTTGATAAAAGAATACGTTTACTCCTAAAACAGATGCAGATCCTGTTCCAGCATAAGTAACTATTCGAAAACTTCCTCCGTCAATATTCCAGGCTGAGTCGGTGATGTCAAAATCATCAACGACTTCTCGGTCAATTGGATTTGCTGCCCAATAGACACAAGAAACACCATTCATCTCATCTGGCAGTCCATTATCCCATAATACATTTTGAGCATTGGTTATCTGGGTTGAGATAACTTTGGTGTTGCTTCCTGAACCATCAGTAAGTAACACGTGATGGTTTGTGGTTTCTGTAGTTGCGATTACACTGGTTGCGGAAAAAAGCAACACAACTGCAATCAACAAAACACCTGCCTCCCTTCCTACTATTTTTTGTGTTCTCATTTTTTCCTCCCTTTTTGATACAAGAATAGAATTTGTATTTATTATAATTTCTTATTTAATCTATAGTTCTTATATAAATTTACTAATTATCAAAATAATAAAAAAGAAAAAGAGAAGGTATTTGATTATATTTTAACCAAGAACAATAGTACTTTTGCGTCAACCTCTTTTTCAGCACATCCAACAGTTGTAGTAACTGTTGTTTTTCCAAACCCAAGAACAAACGATTTTATGGATACTTGGTCGCCTGCAGGTATATCAATAGTTCCTGTTTTCTCTTTTCCAAGAATAATAACTCCGCCATTCAGAACGATGCGCCATGCAACATTTGTGAGATCAGCTGAACCCGTGTTCTTTGCAGTTACGGTGATTCCAAAACCACCTTTTATTGCAGTAATTTCAAGCGGGCAGGTTATTGTTGCAGCTGCAGTGTCATTTGCTTGATTCTGTGGGTTTGCACTATCAGTTACTGTGAGGGTTACGGTATAGGTTCCTGGTTCAGGATATGCATATGTTGGGTTTTGTGCTGTTGATGTTGCTCCATTTCCAAAATTCCAAAGCCACGTATATGGTGCAACTCCACCAGTCGCAGTGCCCGTGAATTGAATAGGGACACCAACATCAGCGGTATATGGTCCGCCAGCATCAACTTGTAGCGGTTGAACACCTCCAGTACCAGTTACAACGAAATCATCAAGGAAAAATGCAAATGCATCATTGGATACAACATTTATGGCTATGTAGATTTGTTGTCCAGAATATTGGGAAATGTCATAGGTATACTGTGTCCAGGTAACTGGTGTTTCCACATATGCTCCAGGGGATATTTTTACAAAACTCGATGGATTTGTATCTGTTGTTGATACCAGTACTTTAAATCGTTCCAATCCATATTGAGTTGTAATTGATCGTGCCCAGAAACTCACAGTCTCAAAAGTTGTTGCTAATAATTTTGGTGTAATCAGCCAATCGTTATTTGGTGCATATTGTGTTACTGCATCCCAGCAGCTTGCATATTTTTGACCGGTATGCGCTGGATGATTGGTGTTAATTGGCGGCGATGTTTGTGAAGGGTTAAATATCATAAATGCACCAACATAGCCTGCATTTGGCCAAGTGACCCCCTGCATACCCCATGTTTGACCGCCATCCCCATCGTAGGTTGTCCATGGTGGGAAATCATCGACGATAAAATCTGGATAGGTTTCAAAACTATCTTGGAAAACAATATCTCGATTAGTTATTCCCAACGTTGTTTTTGCTTGGATGTAATCATACTCAAAATCAATGGTTTTGGTTAAAACTGCTGACCCTGGCATGATACATGCAAGGGTGACAATTGCAATGATACCTGCTTTTATATAAAAATCTCTTCTTGTTTTCATCTTCTTCCCCCAAGAATACCTTATAATGCTATATCGATAGTCAAATATATAAACATTTTGTTAAATTGGTTACTAAAATAATATAAAAATAGTTTTTTATTTCAGTGTTTGTACCCATTCATAGACTGGATCTACGAGTTGTTTGATTCGTTTTTTCTCAGCATTCATTGGGGATGGTGACCAATTATCGGCAGGCTCAAAGTGAAAATCAGTTATTGCACCAATCCGTTGATCCTTTGGTTTAAACACGATTTTTAATGGCATTCCAAATTCAACATCCCATGGTTTTACCTTATGAAGTTCATTAGCAATCGCTACTTTACTATCTCCAATAATTGCATAGACAAGAATGATCGGTAATCTTTTTAATGAAGAACGTCCACTCCAGCCGGCAACCGTCCACGTATGAACCTTTGCTGTGAGTGGCATTTCAATCCATTCAGTCGGTTGAAGTTTACAATCAAGACGCCAACAATGTGTTCGTATCGGTACCCAACTATCACCACAGTTTGGACATCGGGTCCCCATAATTTTCCCATCAAGAAGACCGATGAAAAAAGGGCTGTTTTTTCCATGGCGAATCGTATATAACTGATCATAGTGTAAAAATTGATTCATCACTTGTCGGTCTTCAGATATTTCATGACCTACAAAACAAAGACCTGTCTCTTGAACTCCTTTTGGACGATACTCTTTTTTTTCAGAAAAAACAGGTTTTTTAACAGTATTTTCTTGTGTGTTTTTCATGTGAATCACGGACTCCATAGTCTAATGCCTCCGAATAATAAAATTGGAGATACTTGTTCCAGTCCCAGCATGGCTATTTACAATCCCGCATTCTGCATCAGGTACCTGTGTTTTCGAACTGAGATGTTTCTTTGGAATTATGCCAGCGAGCTGATAATAACATTCAATCGCGCTCATGAGACCTGTTGCACCAACGGGATGGCCATATCCAAGAAGGCCGCCTCCAGGATTCATCGGGATATCGCCATGCATATAGGTTCGTTTATCTCGGATAAACTGAGCAATTGTATCGGTGTCAGCAAGACCTAATGCTTTGTAGATTTGTGCTTCTGAGGTTGAAAAAGCATCATGGATTTCGCCAAAGTCGATCTGTTTCAATGGATCTGTAATACCAGCCATTTTGTATGCTTGTTCTGCAGAATATCGACATGCTGCAAACTCAGTCATATCAGGATATCCTGGTCCGTATCGCTCTTGCCATGAGGGGTACTGAATCCGGTCGCCCGCACGGATCGTACAGCTTGAAAGACCGATACCGTCAATAGTTACATAATAATCAGGGTTCACTTTTTTGGCATAGCGCTCTGAACAAACAACTAAAAATGCAACACCTCGTGTCATCAAACAGCAATCATATTTTTTAATTGGATATGCAATCAATCGAGAGTTTAATACATCATCAACCGTGATGTAGCGATGTTCATTACGATACCATTGAGCTTTTGGATTATCCATTGCATTATTTTTATTTTTTACAGCAATTAAGGCAACATCTTCCTCAGTAACCTTATTTTCTTTCATCCATTTATTTGCCATAGCCGCATAATAAATCGGATAGATTCCACCAACCATCAGCTCGTATCTGATGTCAGATGCCATCGCAATAAATTCACTTCCTTGAGATTGCGATACTGAATCCATGGTTTCCCAGCCTACAATGCCAACAACATCGTGATGGCCTGACATTACCGCAAGTGCTGCAGCATATAACGCTGAACCTCCGGTGTTTCCGCCATTTTCAACTCGATAATGCGGAAGTCCAGCTAGGCCAAGATGATCATGGATAATCCATTCAGGTGCAAGTTGATGACCAAAATGGACCGAGAAATGTGAATAGATCATCAAATCAAGATCTCGGAGAGAAAAATCAGGTATGTCCTTTTGTGTCTCTCGAACGCATTCTGCGGCCCCCCCTTCAATACTTTCAAAACCAGTTGGACCGTAATCAAAAGGTGTTGTCGCCCCTCCAATAATACATGCTTTCTGTTTCATAGGCTCTGATATCCCCTGGGACTAAAAAATGATTCATCACCAGTCCCGATGGCGTAATATCAACAGTATTAAAAAATGTTATGTTTTTTATAAAAAAATTTTTTGCTTTTAATTGTATGAATTGTTTGTATACCACTATCAAATAAGTATTTTTG
Coding sequences within:
- a CDS encoding choice-of-anchor J domain-containing protein, which codes for MKTRRDFYIKAGIIAIVTLACIMPGSAVLTKTIDFEYDYIQAKTTLGITNRDIVFQDSFETYPDFIVDDFPPWTTYDGDGGQTWGMQGVTWPNAGYVGAFMIFNPSQTSPPINTNHPAHTGQKYASCWDAVTQYAPNNDWLITPKLLATTFETVSFWARSITTQYGLERFKVLVSTTDTNPSSFVKISPGAYVETPVTWTQYTYDISQYSGQQIYIAINVVSNDAFAFFLDDFVVTGTGGVQPLQVDAGGPYTADVGVPIQFTGTATGGVAPYTWLWNFGNGATSTAQNPTYAYPEPGTYTVTLTVTDSANPQNQANDTAAATITCPLEITAIKGGFGITVTAKNTGSADLTNVAWRIVLNGGVIILGKEKTGTIDIPAGDQVSIKSFVLGFGKTTVTTTVGCAEKEVDAKVLLFLVKI
- a CDS encoding thiolase domain-containing protein (Catalyzes the synthesis of acetoacetyl coenzyme A from two molecules of acetyl coenzyme A. It can also act as a thiolase, catalyzing the reverse reaction and generating two-carbon units from the four-carbon product of fatty acid oxidation), producing MKQKACIIGGATTPFDYGPTGFESIEGGAAECVRETQKDIPDFSLRDLDLMIYSHFSVHFGHQLAPEWIIHDHLGLAGLPHYRVENGGNTGGSALYAAALAVMSGHHDVVGIVGWETMDSVSQSQGSEFIAMASDIRYELMVGGIYPIYYAAMANKWMKENKVTEEDVALIAVKNKNNAMDNPKAQWYRNEHRYITVDDVLNSRLIAYPIKKYDCCLMTRGVAFLVVCSERYAKKVNPDYYVTIDGIGLSSCTIRAGDRIQYPSWQERYGPGYPDMTEFAACRYSAEQAYKMAGITDPLKQIDFGEIHDAFSTSEAQIYKALGLADTDTIAQFIRDKRTYMHGDIPMNPGGGLLGYGHPVGATGLMSAIECYYQLAGIIPKKHLSSKTQVPDAECGIVNSHAGTGTSISNFIIRRH